The following DNA comes from Mycolicibacterium aromaticivorans JS19b1 = JCM 16368.
ACTCTTGGCGGGAAGGTTGGGGAGCACGGTTCGAGACGCGGGAGTGGAATTCGACTGCACCGAAGCAGACGTCGGTTTCGGCGCCGCGGTCAACGCAATCAGTGGGGATGCCAGAAAGTAGGGGGCCAATAGGAAGCTCGCGAGGCTCGATTGGAGAATGAAAACGGGGTCGAGTGTGATCGGCTGCATGCTGACGCCTTTGACCAACACGTTCAGCAACACTCCGATGCCGACGCTCAGTGGCAAAGTAATCGGGAACGTCGTATACCAAGCCGACGCGACAGCGATCACGCCGATAGTCGCGACCACCTGCTGCGGAGTAGGCGGTGCAAAGTTCAGTTGCGGAATCGCCGCGGCATTACGGTCGGATCTTGCGCTGTTTGCGGTGGTTTGTGCCACGGCGGTCAGATCAACCACGATCGTGGACAGCTCTATCGCGTGAGGGTGCCGCGGGGTTGCAACGTCTTGTGCGATCGGCGCGGACACCAGGCTGACCGCAACGACCGTCGTTATGCCAGCTGCAGCGAGCCGAAAGATATTGGCACTGTTGGCAATCGATTCAGTCATGTGATCGTTCCTTCATCGTGGGCCGCCCTGATCGGGCGGCTTGGGGACACCTTTTGCTGGCTAGCTCGGATCTGCTCGATGTGGTCTCATGCAACGTCAGCCCCGGGTCGGGTATGGGGTTTGAGATGGCTGGTCTCCGCGAGTACGCGAGACCGTGGGCGACGTGGCGTCCCCGGCCCTGTGCGCGGAACTCGGTCGAGTGCCTGCTCGTGGCGACGGTTGATGGGGTATTCCGCTGTGAGACAGGGCTTGTGACGGCGTACGAGATGAAGTTCAACGGGGCGTACACGAATATGTCGAGCGCCGCTTTCACGAGCCATGGATCGGCGACTTTCGGGTTCCGAGCGTCGCTTCCCAATGCGTAGACACCCAGCCATCCCGCGAGCAGGAAGCTAACCGGCACGGTGACCGGGAAGGCCAGATACCACAGGGTCGCCAGTGCGATCGCCTTGATGCCGTTGGATGTCGCTAGAGGCGAGAGAGTCTTAGCGGCAGTTGGCGACGCAGAGTGGGGCCGGTCAACGGGGGCGGCTTGTAGGTCTACCGAGAATGCCTGGCGTGGTGGGTCATGTGGCCGGGCGACCGTGTTCGGCGCGGCCAGCAACCCGATGGCGACGATCGCTGCGACGGCGCCCGCGGCAAAACGGGAGCCAGGTCCAACCACGCGAAGCAGCCCACACATGCGATTCCCCCGAGAGATCGACTATGGGCGAGGGTATCTGACACTTAGGTAAATATCAGGTTTTTATCAGGGCACGCTCAGGTGTGTCGTGGGTCACATCAAGCGTATTCTGGGAAGCGTCTCGAGAAGGGAGACGCGATGAAGGGTGCATATCGCGATCCGGTGGATCACTCCCGCACAACACAACCGCACGCCGGCGAATCGTTCATCGACACGCTGTGGCTTCCCGGATTACTGCTCATTGCGCTCGGCGTGGTGGGACTGGTAGGTGTCATCGCAGCGTTGGCCTACAACCATCATGAGCTGCTGCTGGTGTTGAGCTCGATCGCGGCGGGACTGCTGATTGTCGGCGCGCTGCTGATCATGGCCGAGCATCACCGGGTGGTGCGTGTTGAGCGCCGGTGGCTGGACGAACATCCAAGCCACCCGCGTCACGCGGCATAACGGATCGCATCTGTACACACCCGGGACCCCCGGATGTGGGCAGCATCTCTATGCGCCTGCGCCGGCTCTCACGTGCGGATTTACCCGTTCGCCATTTGCTGATAATTACCTGACTGTCAATAAACCGGTAACGGTTGTGCCTCAGTTCACAGTCGGCACTTGCTCATGGTTAGCGCCTTGAACAGTATTTATACCGATCCGACTGACAGTGTTCTGCGAAGTCGCGGCGGACACCCTAGTGATCCCCTAACCCCCTAATGGGGGTTGCTGGGATATCCCGGTACACCCCGTATCGGGTAGGGGACCGCGCCCCATTTCGGGGTGCGCGTCATCTCCATACCGTGGCTAGTAATCACCGGGCGGGGCCGGCGATCGAGCTTTCCAAGAAGACTAGGAAGGAACGTCCAATGGACTCCCTGCTTCAATTCATCCTTGACCTGTTCAACAACGAGTCTGCTGCGCAGTCGTATGTTGCCGACCCGAATGCGGCGCTGGCGAACGCAGGGCTGGCCAACGTCAGCCCCGAGCAGATCCAGTCGGTCGCTGCGTCCGCAGTGCCCGGCCTGGAGCTGGTCGGTGCGGACCCGGTGTCCGGCCTGGCTCAGGCTCTTTCTAATCAATACGGCTTCGCACCGGTCGACGGACTCCTGTCGGCCCCCGGGGCGGCTGCCGGCGTGGTCGCCGACCAGGCTCTGAATCTCGGAGTCGACGGTGGCTCGAATCTGGCCGCCGCAGTCGGTGACGGACTCGGTGTCGGGCTGGGCGAGAGCCTCGGTGCCGCGCTCGGCGGCGGTGTCGAGACCGGCCTCGGCCTCGGTGGAGCAGTCGGCGGCGGCCTGGAGAGCGGCGTCGGCCTCGGTACCGGGCTTGGTGGCGGATTCAACACCGGCGGAGGTCTGCAGACCGGGCTTGGCGCCGGAATTGGTGCCGGGTTCCAAGCCGGACTGAACGTCGAGGTCGAGGCGGGCTTCAACGCCGGCCTGGGCGCCGCGGTTGGCGGCGGCTCCGAGATCGGTGGCCAGACTGGGGTTGGTCTGGGCAGCGGTTTCGGGACCGGCTTTGGTGCGGGTGCGGGCTTCAACGGCGGCGCTGAGCTTGGTGGTGGTTTCAATGCCGGCCTGGGTGGCGGTTTTGAGGGCGGCACCGAGATCGGTGGGCACTCGGGTGCCGGTTTGGGCACGGGTTTCGGGACCGGGTTCGGTGCCGGTGGTGGCGCTGAGCTTGGTGGCGGTGTCAATGCCGGCCTGGGTGGCGGTTTTGAGGGTGGCACTGAGGTTGGTGGGCACTCGGGCATTGGTCTGGGTAGCGGTTTCGGGACCGGCTTTGGTGCGGGTGCGGGCTTCAACGGCGGCGCTGAGCTTGGTGGTGGTTTCAATGCCGGCCTGGGTGGCGGTTTTGAGGGTGGCACTGAGGTTGGTGGGCACTCGGGTGCCGGTTTGGGCACGGGTTTCGGGACCGGGTTCGGTGCCGGTGGTGGTGCTGAGCTTGGTGGTGGCTTCAACGGTGGTGCTGAGCTTGGTGGCGGTTTCCAGAGCGGGGCGGAGCTTGGCGGCGGTGTCAATGCCGGCCTGGGTGGCGGTTTTGAGGGTGGCACTGAGGTTGGTGGGCACTCGGGCGTCGGCCTGGGTAGCGGCTTCGGTGCCGGTGGTGGCTTCGAAGGTGGCGCTGAGCTTGGCGGTGGCTTCCAGAGTGGCGCCGAGCTTGGTGGGCACAGTGGCTTTGGTGTGAACACTGGCTTCAACGGTGGTGCTGAGCTTGGTGGCGGTTTCCAGAGCGGGGCGGAGCTTGGTGGCGCCGCAGCTGC
Coding sequences within:
- the usfY gene encoding protein UsfY produces the protein MKGAYRDPVDHSRTTQPHAGESFIDTLWLPGLLLIALGVVGLVGVIAALAYNHHELLLVLSSIAAGLLIVGALLIMAEHHRVVRVERRWLDEHPSHPRHAA